The Symmachiella macrocystis genome contains the following window.
TCGCATGTTGGAGGCAGATGTCCACAGGCGGAATGGGCACGATCATCGTTGTAGTAGCGGACGTATTCACGGACGCGGTAGTTCAGATGCTGCTCGCCAAACATCAGGAAATTGTCCAAGCATTCCTGCTTGATGCTCTGGATGACCCGTTCGCAGCGCGAGTTGAGGTTCGGGCTCTGGACCGGCAGGACCTTGACCTTCAGTCCTTCGGCT
Protein-coding sequences here:
- a CDS encoding integrase core domain-containing protein, with product AEGLKVKVLPVQSPNLNSRCERVIQSIKQECLDNFLMFGEQHLNYRVREYVRYYNDDRAHSACGHLPPTCDDPPPENNTIVLDQIVRRERLGGLIQWYERAA